Proteins encoded in a region of the Sphingomonas jaspsi DSM 18422 genome:
- a CDS encoding TIGR02186 family protein: MAQAQPVLVPDISARSIQIKYSFTGAQLLLFGAIIYPGGRVPSRPADVIVVLKGPVEPILVREKQKIAGIWMNADSNRFRSAPGYYAVASSKPVRDLVDERTAAIYELGLQDLQLSPGGGALPDKERRFEAGLLDLREKKGLYRENPSGVEISEGVLYRARIDIPSQVPVGTYTAETFLIDRGKVIAAATKEIEIGKSGFERFVALAARQHGFLYGLAAVLLSLGLGWAAAALFRRRA, encoded by the coding sequence ATGGCCCAAGCCCAACCGGTGCTCGTTCCCGACATTTCTGCCCGCTCGATCCAGATCAAATACAGCTTCACCGGGGCGCAGCTGCTATTGTTCGGCGCGATCATCTACCCGGGCGGCCGCGTGCCGTCGCGTCCGGCCGACGTCATCGTCGTCCTCAAGGGCCCGGTCGAACCCATCCTCGTGCGCGAAAAGCAGAAAATCGCCGGCATCTGGATGAACGCCGATTCCAACCGCTTCCGCTCGGCCCCGGGCTATTACGCGGTGGCTTCGTCCAAGCCGGTCCGCGACCTCGTCGACGAACGCACGGCGGCGATTTACGAACTGGGCCTGCAGGACCTCCAGCTGTCCCCCGGCGGCGGCGCGCTTCCCGACAAGGAACGGCGGTTCGAAGCCGGCCTCCTAGACCTGCGCGAGAAAAAAGGACTTTACCGCGAAAATCCGTCGGGCGTCGAAATCAGTGAAGGCGTGCTGTATCGCGCCCGGATCGACATCCCCAGCCAGGTTCCAGTCGGCACCTACACCGCCGAAACCTTCCTGATCGATCGCGGCAAGGTGATCGCCGCCGCGACCAAGGAGATCGAGATCGGCAAATCGGGCTTCGAACGCTTCGTCGCCCTCGCCGCGCGCCAGCATGGTTTCCTGTACGGCTTGGCCGCAGTGCTGCTGTCGCTGGGCCTCGGCTGGGCCGCCGCCGCCCTGTTCCGCCGCCGCGCATGA
- a CDS encoding sulfite exporter TauE/SafE family protein translates to MDIYLPIAGLSVNALIIVLLGAMVGVLSGMFGVGGGFLTTPLLIFYGIPPTVAVASATTQITGASVSGVYAHLRRGGVDFKMGGVMTAGGALGSLAGAGLFTLLQKSGQIDLVIGFLYVALLGSIGSLMLKDALVALGWLKVETVRERPRHNKWVASMPLRWRFYASGLYLSPIAPALLGFVAGVLTVLLGVGGGFILVPAMIYLLGMAPRVVVGTSLVMILAVSAVTTMIHAMTTQAVDIVLAGLLLVGGVVGAQYGAILATKLKPDLLRFALAGIILLVALRMLLGLTWRPDQIFTVEYL, encoded by the coding sequence ATGGACATTTACCTCCCCATCGCCGGCCTGTCGGTCAATGCGCTGATCATCGTGCTGCTGGGCGCGATGGTCGGGGTCCTGTCGGGCATGTTCGGCGTCGGCGGCGGCTTCCTGACGACGCCGCTGCTGATCTTCTACGGGATTCCGCCGACCGTCGCGGTGGCCAGCGCCACGACCCAGATTACCGGCGCGTCAGTATCGGGGGTCTATGCCCACCTTCGCCGCGGGGGGGTCGATTTCAAGATGGGCGGCGTGATGACCGCGGGCGGCGCGCTCGGCAGCCTCGCCGGGGCCGGCCTGTTCACCCTGCTGCAGAAAAGCGGCCAGATCGATCTCGTCATCGGCTTCCTATACGTCGCGCTGTTAGGCTCGATCGGAAGCCTGATGCTCAAGGATGCGCTGGTCGCGCTCGGCTGGCTCAAGGTCGAAACCGTGCGCGAACGGCCGCGCCACAACAAGTGGGTCGCATCGATGCCCCTCCGCTGGCGCTTTTACGCGTCCGGGCTCTACCTCTCCCCGATCGCCCCCGCGCTGCTGGGCTTCGTCGCGGGCGTGCTGACCGTGCTCCTTGGCGTCGGCGGCGGCTTCATCCTCGTCCCGGCGATGATCTACCTGCTCGGCATGGCCCCGCGCGTGGTGGTTGGCACCAGTCTGGTAATGATCCTTGCGGTCAGCGCGGTCACCACCATGATCCATGCAATGACGACGCAGGCGGTCGACATCGTGCTCGCCGGGCTGCTGCTGGTCGGCGGTGTCGTCGGCGCGCAATATGGCGCGATCCTGGCGACCAAGCTGAAGCCCGACCTGCTGCGCTTCGCTTTGGCCGGGATCATCTTGTTGGTGGCGCTGCGTATGCTGCTCGGCCTGACCTGGCGCCCCGATCAGATCTTCACGGTCGAATATCTGTGA
- a CDS encoding glycosyltransferase family 87 protein yields the protein MDRFWEGDVRALAPAAPPRVDRRNVALASAIFLFFCGFASVGYFLYERVGNDFTVFWTVANRPAALAYNWGSDVYGFPYAPTMLIWIQPLRLVPLAMGFVLFNLLGIALFVYTVRRHLPWGAVGLCLISPALFSGVMTGQVSLILCSIVLAACATPNRLLAGLMFGIVASVKPQLVLMAPLFFILTRDWRAFVAAGATFAAVVAASLLLFGTERWIDWYQSLGAFHHVVAKSNIIKLGVTPGIVAERWHLPRIGGMAIGAAIGILTLVFGRRRTAVEQTALIGTASLMAAPYALGYDLIMFVPLIALTIWRGSFLPVMTAFPLYPLPLLASCRELLRKQPPDDPTPATR from the coding sequence ATGGATCGTTTCTGGGAAGGCGATGTGCGGGCGCTGGCGCCTGCCGCCCCGCCGCGCGTCGATCGGCGGAATGTCGCGCTGGCCAGTGCCATCTTCCTCTTCTTCTGCGGCTTCGCCTCGGTCGGCTATTTCCTCTACGAACGGGTGGGCAACGACTTCACCGTGTTCTGGACCGTCGCCAACCGCCCCGCCGCACTGGCCTATAACTGGGGCTCCGACGTCTACGGCTTCCCCTACGCGCCGACCATGCTGATCTGGATCCAGCCGCTCCGCCTGGTGCCGCTGGCGATGGGGTTCGTGCTGTTCAACCTGCTCGGCATCGCGCTATTCGTGTATACCGTCCGCCGCCACCTGCCGTGGGGCGCGGTCGGCCTGTGCCTGATCAGCCCCGCGCTGTTCAGCGGCGTGATGACCGGCCAGGTGTCGCTGATCCTGTGTTCGATCGTCCTTGCCGCCTGCGCGACGCCCAACCGGCTGCTGGCGGGCTTGATGTTCGGCATCGTCGCATCGGTGAAGCCGCAGCTGGTGCTGATGGCGCCCTTGTTCTTCATCCTGACCCGCGACTGGCGGGCCTTCGTGGCGGCGGGCGCGACCTTCGCCGCCGTCGTTGCCGCATCGCTGCTGCTGTTCGGGACCGAACGCTGGATCGACTGGTACCAGTCGCTCGGCGCCTTCCACCACGTCGTCGCCAAGTCGAATATCATCAAGCTGGGCGTCACGCCGGGCATCGTCGCCGAACGGTGGCACCTGCCGCGCATCGGCGGGATGGCGATCGGCGCCGCCATCGGCATCTTAACGCTGGTCTTCGGCCGCCGCCGTACGGCGGTCGAACAGACCGCACTGATCGGCACCGCCAGCCTGATGGCGGCGCCTTATGCGCTGGGCTATGACCTCATCATGTTCGTGCCGCTGATCGCACTGACCATCTGGCGCGGCAGCTTCCTGCCCGTGATGACGGCCTTCCCGCTCTATCCGCTGCCGTTACTCGCCAGCTGCCGCGAGTTGCTGCGCAAGCAACCCCCGGACGACCCCACCCCGGCCACCCGGTAG
- a CDS encoding phosphatase PAP2 family protein, whose translation MTQPDDEISIAKAYGLPVALTAITFLIAISLGAASGVRPYNLFGIYLWGWAAATLLCLLVAVFFEAMHLALTKADRPVSRLMESVRVRTQLAPVAAFLFPLFLGAYTWAKCSIPRIVGYRWEAFWSDADRLVLFGNDGWKIAHAILPTQAAPFLSFFYAIGWGLALVVGSSLYCVSKSRREVATFFSALMLSWLIGGVCLAYAVSAAGPIFVHLSDSALAARFEPLRAQLLSVLGDKNTIISTQRYLAAGIDKAYATKGSGVSAMPSMHIATATILLIATRRRWLLPFACLFWLTTFFGSVYFGYHYALDAPVAAGIAIACWWISARYYSSGSVRSAMIPAQATV comes from the coding sequence ATGACGCAGCCAGACGATGAGATCTCGATTGCCAAGGCGTACGGCCTTCCGGTGGCCTTGACGGCGATCACCTTTCTGATCGCCATCTCGCTCGGCGCGGCCAGCGGGGTTCGGCCATATAATTTGTTCGGTATTTACCTTTGGGGCTGGGCCGCAGCTACTCTGCTCTGTCTCTTGGTAGCGGTCTTTTTCGAAGCAATGCATTTGGCGCTGACCAAGGCCGATCGCCCCGTAAGCCGTTTGATGGAAAGCGTGAGGGTAAGGACGCAACTGGCCCCAGTGGCAGCCTTTTTGTTTCCGCTTTTTCTTGGGGCCTACACATGGGCCAAATGTTCGATTCCGCGTATCGTCGGCTATCGATGGGAGGCCTTCTGGTCGGACGCGGATCGGCTGGTTCTGTTCGGGAACGACGGTTGGAAGATCGCCCACGCCATACTGCCGACGCAAGCGGCTCCGTTCCTGTCCTTTTTCTATGCCATCGGTTGGGGGCTCGCGCTGGTGGTCGGCAGTTCGCTATATTGCGTGTCAAAAAGCCGGCGTGAGGTGGCGACGTTCTTTTCCGCCTTGATGCTTAGCTGGTTAATCGGCGGGGTGTGCCTAGCTTATGCCGTTTCGGCAGCCGGCCCGATTTTCGTGCATCTGAGCGATTCCGCACTTGCCGCCAGGTTCGAACCGTTGCGTGCGCAGTTGCTGTCAGTCCTCGGCGACAAGAACACCATCATTTCGACGCAGCGCTATCTCGCGGCAGGGATCGACAAGGCCTATGCGACGAAGGGATCAGGTGTCTCCGCCATGCCATCGATGCACATAGCGACGGCGACGATCCTGCTGATCGCGACAAGGAGAAGGTGGTTGCTTCCCTTCGCGTGCCTGTTCTGGCTGACGACATTCTTCGGAAGCGTCTATTTCGGATATCATTATGCGCTGGACGCGCCGGTCGCCGCCGGAATTGCGATCGCCTGTTGGTGGATTTCGGCCCGTTACTATTCGTCAGGAAGCGTCCGCAGCGCGATGATCCCCGCCCAAGCGACGGTCTGA
- a CDS encoding phosphatase PAP2 family protein — protein MFDDEPWVRPAVVIALATLAAAGGVRLITGYPAAPSGMTSLVVASLIVALTATARLLTAIFRMWRAGVAHPIAQLRSAAPAALREQWLILLGVTVVAVLLFSTSFLKSMITAVVPFWADDTLAKVDAAIGLNGQFLANAIRPWLPAVGLFYGLWHISNLGGILWVIHWRGPARGRFILSFMLTWAIGMFAAYLVSSAGPLFIGSYDLAAAPDSVQVPARFLWANYQAKGALLGGGISAFPSLHVGIATWFALVLAHRGWPKLGLAYVAAIYFGSVVLGWHYGADGAGGIIVALAADWLSRKCVRRNGQDATPSVIAAFQQSPKKERSDRRLGGDHRAADAS, from the coding sequence ATGTTCGACGACGAACCTTGGGTGCGGCCTGCAGTGGTCATCGCGCTTGCTACACTGGCGGCGGCGGGTGGTGTTCGCCTGATCACAGGCTATCCGGCCGCCCCGAGCGGAATGACCAGTCTCGTCGTTGCCTCCCTTATCGTCGCGCTTACCGCAACGGCCCGGCTTCTGACCGCAATCTTCCGGATGTGGCGCGCCGGGGTTGCCCACCCAATCGCTCAATTGCGCAGCGCGGCGCCAGCAGCGTTGAGGGAGCAATGGCTTATACTTCTGGGCGTAACCGTCGTTGCGGTGCTGTTGTTTTCGACCTCGTTTCTCAAGTCCATGATCACCGCTGTGGTGCCTTTCTGGGCAGACGATACGCTTGCGAAAGTTGATGCGGCAATCGGGTTGAACGGCCAATTCTTGGCGAATGCCATACGCCCATGGCTTCCGGCGGTCGGACTTTTCTACGGGCTTTGGCACATATCGAATCTGGGTGGGATTTTGTGGGTCATCCATTGGCGGGGTCCGGCGCGGGGTCGCTTCATCCTCTCCTTCATGCTGACTTGGGCAATCGGAATGTTCGCCGCCTACCTAGTGTCGTCAGCAGGGCCGTTGTTCATCGGCAGCTATGACCTCGCAGCGGCGCCTGACTCCGTACAGGTGCCAGCCCGATTCCTGTGGGCAAACTACCAAGCCAAAGGCGCATTGTTGGGTGGCGGCATTTCGGCCTTCCCATCGCTGCACGTTGGTATTGCCACTTGGTTTGCGCTGGTGCTTGCCCATCGTGGATGGCCCAAGCTCGGGTTGGCTTATGTCGCTGCCATCTACTTCGGTTCGGTTGTCCTTGGCTGGCACTATGGCGCCGATGGCGCGGGAGGCATCATTGTCGCGCTGGCCGCCGACTGGCTTTCTCGCAAATGCGTTAGGCGAAATGGCCAAGATGCGACACCAAGCGTGATCGCAGCGTTTCAACAGTCGCCAAAGAAGGAGCGATCAGACCGTCGCTTGGGCGGGGATCATCGCGCTGCGGACGCTTCCTGA